A section of the Oncorhynchus gorbuscha isolate QuinsamMale2020 ecotype Even-year linkage group LG06, OgorEven_v1.0, whole genome shotgun sequence genome encodes:
- the ccdc77 gene encoding coiled-coil domain-containing protein 77 isoform X1: MALKHFVLLSICVSCLTQAKFDWRMFLRLVCEVNMMESPPTKDRQTDHTPGVEDSPLPPITERLAYLRPSRELLEFYRGKIAQFDGEHDDLMQMLEKYRGTTEDQHKLQWEVRQREGEISELQKALSDMQVYLFQEREQALRLYAENDRLKIRELEDRKKIQHLLALVGPDTGEITYFHRDPPHKVSIAQKELEPRILDHRKMAKSRTGSAKEGSRTSRSEGVVNGGSPEQYRRDNQTLLLQVEALQAQMEEQTRLSKEQVESLLEDRRIHVEEGQVQHQRDQDRITVLTDKLDRTQNLLYESTRDFLQLKFETRAHEKGWMVEKDRLLRELDSTQDRLRKASDGHGREQPGPGSGGHGSSMALLLTQPQPDTQHVHREELRTMQEELKQAHRLAEMYREQCVTLETDLAQIREEGDMGREIFKDRSDKMAKRLQMTTQRYEALEKRRAMEVEGFKSDIKHLRQKLKDVEKQLFKVTLNVGPNQDLAILHEVRQTNARTKKVQGELKTLKAKIYGLENDLRYS, from the exons ATGGCACTCAAACATTTTGTACTGTTATCCATCTGTGTTAGCTGTCTTACGCAAGCAAAATTTGACTGGCGAATGTTTTTGAGACTTGTTTGTGAA gtcaacatgatggaGTCACCTCCAACAAAAGACCG GCAGACAGACCACACCCCTGGGGTGGAGGACTCTCCCCTGCCCCCCATCACTGAGCGCCTGGCCTACCTCCGCCCCTCCAGAGAGCTGCTGGAGTTCTACAGGGGGAAGATCGCCCAGTTTGATGGAGAACACGATGACCTGATGCAGATGCTAGAGAAGTACAGAGGCACCACAGAGGACCAG CACAAGCTGCAGTGGGAGGTGCGACAGCGCGAAGGGGAGATATCTGAGCTGCAGAAGGCTTTGAGTGACATGCAGGTGTACCTCTTCCAGGAGAGGGAACAGGCGCTGCGTCTGTACGCAGAGAATGACAGACTCAAGATCAG AGAGCTGGAGGACAGGAAGAAAATCCAGCACCTGTTAGCCCTGGTGGGGCCAGACACTGGGGAGATCACCTACTTCCACCGTGACCCTCCACACAAG GTTAGCATAGCCCAGAAGGAACTAGAGCCCAGAATTCTGGATCATCGGAAGATGGCAAAGTCAAGAACTGGATCTGCAAAAG AGGGAAGCCGGACATCCAGATCAGAAGGAGTGGTGAATGGAGGAAGCCCAGAGCAGTACAGAAGAGACAACCAGACCTTACTACTACAG GTGGAGGCGCTGCAGGCTCAGATGGAGGAGCAGACTCGTTTGTCCAAAGAGCAGGTGGAGTCTCTGCTGGAGGACAGGAGGATCCACGTGGAGGAGGGACAGGTCCAGCACCAGAGAGACCAGGACCGCATCACCGTACTCACTGACAA GCTGGACCGGACCCAGAACCTGCTGTACGAGAGCACCAGGGACTTCCTACAGCTGAAGTTTGAGACGCGGGCCCACGAGAAGGGCTGGATGGTGGAGAAGGACCGGCTGCTGCGAGAGCTGGACTCAACCCAGGACCGTCTGAGGAAAGCCAGTGATGGTCATGGGAGGGAGCAGCCGGGACCAGGATCCGGAGGACACGGCAGCAGCATGGCCCTGCTTCTAACCCAGCCCCAGCCTGACACACAGCACGTCCACAGGGAAGAGCTCAGG ACAATGCAGGAAGAGCTGAAGCAGGCCCACCGCCTGGCTGAGATGTACAGGGAGCAGTGTGTTACCCTGGAGACAGACCTGGCTCAgatcagagaggagggggacatgggCAGGGAGATTTTCAAG GATCGGTCGGACAAGATGGCGAAGCGTCTTCAGATGACGACCCAGCGGTACGAGGCCCTGGAGAAGCGGAGGGCCATGGAGGTGGAGGGCTTCAAGAGCGACATCAAACACCTCCGACAGAAACTCAAAGATGTGGAGAAACAGCTTTTCAAG gtcACCCTGAACGTGGGCCCGAATCAGGACCTGGCCATCCTACACGAAGTGCGTCAGACCAACGCTCGGACCAAGAAGGTCCAGGGGGAGCTGAAGACCCTGAAGGCCAAGATCTACGGCTTGGAGAACGACCTCCGATACAGCTGA
- the ccdc77 gene encoding coiled-coil domain-containing protein 77 isoform X2 gives MKQRKVNMMESPPTKDRQTDHTPGVEDSPLPPITERLAYLRPSRELLEFYRGKIAQFDGEHDDLMQMLEKYRGTTEDQHKLQWEVRQREGEISELQKALSDMQVYLFQEREQALRLYAENDRLKIRELEDRKKIQHLLALVGPDTGEITYFHRDPPHKVSIAQKELEPRILDHRKMAKSRTGSAKEGSRTSRSEGVVNGGSPEQYRRDNQTLLLQVEALQAQMEEQTRLSKEQVESLLEDRRIHVEEGQVQHQRDQDRITVLTDKLDRTQNLLYESTRDFLQLKFETRAHEKGWMVEKDRLLRELDSTQDRLRKASDGHGREQPGPGSGGHGSSMALLLTQPQPDTQHVHREELRTMQEELKQAHRLAEMYREQCVTLETDLAQIREEGDMGREIFKDRSDKMAKRLQMTTQRYEALEKRRAMEVEGFKSDIKHLRQKLKDVEKQLFKVTLNVGPNQDLAILHEVRQTNARTKKVQGELKTLKAKIYGLENDLRYS, from the exons ATGAAACAGAGAAAG gtcaacatgatggaGTCACCTCCAACAAAAGACCG GCAGACAGACCACACCCCTGGGGTGGAGGACTCTCCCCTGCCCCCCATCACTGAGCGCCTGGCCTACCTCCGCCCCTCCAGAGAGCTGCTGGAGTTCTACAGGGGGAAGATCGCCCAGTTTGATGGAGAACACGATGACCTGATGCAGATGCTAGAGAAGTACAGAGGCACCACAGAGGACCAG CACAAGCTGCAGTGGGAGGTGCGACAGCGCGAAGGGGAGATATCTGAGCTGCAGAAGGCTTTGAGTGACATGCAGGTGTACCTCTTCCAGGAGAGGGAACAGGCGCTGCGTCTGTACGCAGAGAATGACAGACTCAAGATCAG AGAGCTGGAGGACAGGAAGAAAATCCAGCACCTGTTAGCCCTGGTGGGGCCAGACACTGGGGAGATCACCTACTTCCACCGTGACCCTCCACACAAG GTTAGCATAGCCCAGAAGGAACTAGAGCCCAGAATTCTGGATCATCGGAAGATGGCAAAGTCAAGAACTGGATCTGCAAAAG AGGGAAGCCGGACATCCAGATCAGAAGGAGTGGTGAATGGAGGAAGCCCAGAGCAGTACAGAAGAGACAACCAGACCTTACTACTACAG GTGGAGGCGCTGCAGGCTCAGATGGAGGAGCAGACTCGTTTGTCCAAAGAGCAGGTGGAGTCTCTGCTGGAGGACAGGAGGATCCACGTGGAGGAGGGACAGGTCCAGCACCAGAGAGACCAGGACCGCATCACCGTACTCACTGACAA GCTGGACCGGACCCAGAACCTGCTGTACGAGAGCACCAGGGACTTCCTACAGCTGAAGTTTGAGACGCGGGCCCACGAGAAGGGCTGGATGGTGGAGAAGGACCGGCTGCTGCGAGAGCTGGACTCAACCCAGGACCGTCTGAGGAAAGCCAGTGATGGTCATGGGAGGGAGCAGCCGGGACCAGGATCCGGAGGACACGGCAGCAGCATGGCCCTGCTTCTAACCCAGCCCCAGCCTGACACACAGCACGTCCACAGGGAAGAGCTCAGG ACAATGCAGGAAGAGCTGAAGCAGGCCCACCGCCTGGCTGAGATGTACAGGGAGCAGTGTGTTACCCTGGAGACAGACCTGGCTCAgatcagagaggagggggacatgggCAGGGAGATTTTCAAG GATCGGTCGGACAAGATGGCGAAGCGTCTTCAGATGACGACCCAGCGGTACGAGGCCCTGGAGAAGCGGAGGGCCATGGAGGTGGAGGGCTTCAAGAGCGACATCAAACACCTCCGACAGAAACTCAAAGATGTGGAGAAACAGCTTTTCAAG gtcACCCTGAACGTGGGCCCGAATCAGGACCTGGCCATCCTACACGAAGTGCGTCAGACCAACGCTCGGACCAAGAAGGTCCAGGGGGAGCTGAAGACCCTGAAGGCCAAGATCTACGGCTTGGAGAACGACCTCCGATACAGCTGA